The Triticum aestivum cultivar Chinese Spring chromosome 4B, IWGSC CS RefSeq v2.1, whole genome shotgun sequence sequence TGGCCCAGATCCGTGGTCCCAAGGCACCAGGCGGCACGGGCTGTGGACGGTGACGGCTGGTGCTATCTTCTGGGTAGTGGTGGCCGGCGGCGATGGTGGACGGGGGTTGCAGTGGCGGTCCAGCGGTTGCGTGCGTCTCCATGGCGAGGCACCGCGCGGTTCCAATCAGCTACAGCGTCGGGATGGCGTGACTGACGGCGAAAATCGCGTCGACTTCGGTCTTGATGGACGATGGCAGTGTCTTTGACGTTGTTTCCTTGTTGAGGCATCATCGGTGCAGGCTGCGTCATCTCGCTCGgcctgctccgggggaaaccctaaatcTGGGTCTCCCGAATCGGACGTTGATGGTACATTGTGTCATTCTCCCCCCCAGGGGTTTTGAAGCGGGTGCTGACTAGAGGGGCCCAGAGGTGGAGCGGTGTTACATCTTCCGCATCGACAACGATGGATCTCGTGGTGCGGCATAGTGGAGTCTCGACGTCGGATGCGTGTAGATGGACTCGCCCAGGAGGATGgcattgtctggcgtcgtggtggcgtcgacgacagaGACGACTGGCAAGGTCGATGCATTGATCCCTCCTAAAGCTGAGACAACGAAAGATGGCGGCGGCGGATCCTAGAGAGTGTGCATGCGGTACGCGCTGAGCGTCTGCTACAACCGGTTGGTGCTCTCAACTCGCCGACGGGCGGTTTGGGAAGGTCACCTGATTAGATGGTGTGCTTTGGCACGAGGTTGGGCACTTTATCAACCTTATTGGTATAGCCAAAAGAGGTCGTCAAATAGGCAGCTTTGGGTTGATCGTCAAATAGGCGGCTTTCGGTCAATCCATGTGTTTGTTTTATTAAACTATGTCAAATAATTTAATAAAAATAGTTTTTtattaaactctgttgaataatttAATAAAAATAGTTGTGTGCATCCTTGAATGCAAAGGTCAAATGTTTCAACCtcttcaaaaaaattattttaattttttgaaatGAAAGGCAATTTTTTTGTCTCATTCACTAATTAAAAAGAGAGTGCCCAGTTAATTAaatttttttctcgaatatgcacgagtgtgcatatcatatattaaagaagaaggACAAAAGAATGCCTCCACCATAATACAATGTTCAATTACAGTACGCTACTCCTCACGTCTATCAGCTACAGCCCGTGAGGAGTAGAGGTTCGGATCCTTCTCGGTATACTGCTGTAGATCAAAGGTGCAATTTCCTGCCCCCTCTGCCCATGCAACCATCGATCTTCCCAGAAAAGTGTTGTGCGTCCATCATTAGCAGTGCTCGCAGTGGCTGCCTGGTAGATTTGCATGGACTCCTTAGGGACTTTAATGTTGAACTCATTCCATGGTCTGGTCACATCCGTTCTTTTGAGCCAGGGCCATCTAGACTGCATGGCCACGTTCATCCATCTCAAGTTAGGCAGGCCTAAGCCTCCTGCTCATTTGGGAGCACAAACAGCGTCCCAAGCCACAGCACAGTTTCCACCCTGCGCTTCCAATCGTCTGCACCAGAGGAAGCCTCGACATATCTTGATCATAGCTTCAATCGTTTTCATGGGTAGGTCCATTGCCATCATCGCATGAATTGGCATGGCACATAGGACCGAATGCACCAAGGTCAAACTACCACTCTTCGGCATCAGGGCAGCTTTCCACGAGGGCAACTTGTTCGCCATTTGATCCACAAGATATTGCAACTGGGGCGCGGTCTGCTTCCGCAAGGACAAAGGCAGGCCAAGGTACTTGATAGGGAATGACCCCACAGGGCATCCAAGCTGACTGCAAACCAAGTTGACTTCCTCCTTCGTGCAGCGTATTGGCAAGCCCGCCGACTTGTTCATGTTGATCTTGAGGCCTGACGCTTCTCCAAACAGCTGAAAAATGCACCGACAGATAGCAAGATCCATAGGGATAGGCTTCACAAACAAggccacatcatccgcaaagatgGAAAGCCTCTTCCTTAGGCCTACCTGCGCCAAGGGCGCAAGGAATCCTCTACTGGCAGCAAACTCAAACAAGCGCTGAAGCGACTCCATAGTCAGAATGAATAGCATTGGTGAGATGGGGTCACCTTGTCGTAGCCCCTTGCAGTTGAGGATAGTGTCACCAGGTTCACCATTAACCATGACCTTGGTGGACGAGGTCGCAAGTATGCCGCAAATCCATGATCTCCACCGTGGTCCAAAACCCATTTGTTGTAGTAACTCCAGGAGAAAAGGCCACCTCACCGAGTCAAAGGCTTTTGAGATATCAAGCTTAAGCAAAATCGCTGGCCTTCCCAAGGCGTTGAGGCGTCTGGCCATGCATTGCACTAGCATGAAGTTGTCATGCAGCGATCGACCCTTCACAAATGCGCTCTGATGATTGCCTACGAGTCTCGGCAAGTCCACCACTAGTCTGCACGCGAGCACTTTCTCAAAGATTTTGATCGCACCATGCACAAGATTTATGGGGCGGAAGTCCCCCACATCCAAGGCCCCCTCTTTCTTCGGCAGGAGAGTAACAAGAGACTTGTTTATCGCTGACATTCCCCTCATGTCACCATTGTAGAAGCAGCGCATGGCTGCCATGAAGTCCTCTTTGATGATATGCCAACACATTGCATAGAACCTGCCTGTGAATCTGTCCGGCCCCGGAGCTTTATCCGGGGGCATGGATTTGATCACCCTCTCGACCTCATCTTCTATGAACGGCCCCAGTTAATTAATGGAAACCAGACGAAAATCGTCACAatgttttttttaaacggaggcaaaagctttgcctcatccattaaataagagagaaaagagtTTGTTACAAGTCACCCAATTACACGGCATGCGGATTATTCTCGCAAAATTAAAGACCCTAGCTTTTTTGCACCGGCGACGATCCAAAGGTTGGCCTCAGTAGAGATGGAGGAGAGCAAGATTGTCGGTGGAGCACTCTTATGTTTGAAAACTCTTGCGTTACGCTCGTTCCAAATTGTCCATGACACGAGCATGGTGAGGGATGCCTTGGCTTGTCGGTTTGGCGTGCCGTCGGCGCAAGTACTCGCCCACCAATCTTTAACCGAGTCAAAGAAAGGCCAAGCGAAAGTGTCTAGCCCGAGAATGAGGAATTTCTCGATGACCAATGACCAAAGCCTTCAAGTATAGCGGCATTTGTAGAAGAGGTGAGGTCCGCATTCTTGCGCCCTCTTGCAAAAAGGGCAAAGATCACAATTTGGCCACCCACGCTTTGCCAACCTATCGGCGGTCCAAATTCTATCTTGGAGCGCCAACCAAGCAAAGAATTTAATTTTTGAAAGTGCCCAAGCCTTCCAAACCATCTTATCCATGGGTGAGAGGACCATCCCTAGGTAACCACTACACCCAAGGCCATGTAAAGATACAATATAACCACTACACCCAAGGCCATGTAAAGATACAACACGACCACCCCCCATTGATGGTTAAATACAAGCACATCAATCTCCAGGCAATTCCCCTTATTAAATCAACATATAACAGTCTGTACTCTGTAGCGTGGCATAGATACATACAAATCGCAAAAATGTTGTCCCCGTAGAACCAGCCTGTTGGAGCCCACCCAACCCCTCGGTAATGCATGCATTTACAAAAATCTGCAAAGAATAAATGGAATGTGCCTCCACAGGGAAACCAGCGGCAGAAGAATGTGGTGCGTCTCAATCCAGACCGTAGAAATCACTACCACACGATCGTAGAAGCCAGCAGCCGTGGTTTCCTAGCCCTACTCTGAATCGTAGAAATCACTGCCGCACGGTGTAATTACATCCGACTCCAGCATCTGTACCACCCTATGCATCGTCGGACGCTCCTCCGGCAAAGAGCTCACGCATTGCTTGGCGAGAGAGAGCAGGGCGTCCAGGGTCTCGATCTGCACGCCGTCGCAATCCGGATCCACAATCTCCCGCTCTCTGCTCTCTCCAGCCAAGAAGTTCAGCTGCCATATAGCAAGTTAACCCTTTGTGGTAAATACATAAAAAGATGTGACATGCATGCGAGTTGTGCAcatgaaaagaaaggaaataaaaaggtCGTACCCATCCAACAATGTTCAACCCCTTCTCAATGAATGACGCATCAGTAGGTCGCTTTCCGCTCAGTATCTCGAGTACCAAAACTCCAAAACTGTAGACATCCGTCTTTTCGGTAGCCCTGCCACTTTGCATATACTCTGGATGTTCGATATTGCGAATATTAGCTCAGATTATTACAAAGCGATACATTTTCCGAAGTGAAGCGTGCATTTTCGTTCTCATCATTGATGAAATGGAACAACTTTCACATACCTGGGGCAAGATATCCAAATGTTCCTGCAACTATTGTAGTAATATGAGATTCTTCATCCTCCAGTAGCTTTGCCAGTCCGAAGTCTGATACACGTGCCTCAAAATTGCCGTCCAGTAAGATATTGCTCGACTTAATATCACGATGTATTATTCGAGGTGAGCAATCATGATGCAAGTAAGCCAGGCCTTTTGCAGCTCCAAGTATTATGTTAATGCGCGCCTCCCATTCCAGCTGCTCAGTTTTTTCTGCCAAGAACGATGAACATATGAGACGTTAGGCTgggctttaaaaaattgttcctgTTCAGTAATAGACTAATGCTCATGGAAGACCTGAGCAAAAGTTACTTGTACAAGGTCAATTTGGTTCGACATAAATTTTAGATGAAACCATAGTTAAGGCTGTCCATCCTTGTTTAGCTACTGAAATGAACTACAGACTATTCAGTCTGCCTGCAAGAAATACTTCCTCTGTTTCTTTTTCTTAAAATGTGTGCTTCTTTTTGAGAAATTATAAGGCGTACTTTAACCATGATATTTGCATGTATGCCATTTGAAACCAAGGTGTTGTGAACCTTGATCCATCATGACTCGTGAGAGAGAGAAAGGGTGCTTACTCATAAATTTTGAAGAGAGGGGAGATAAACAAGGACAAAAGAGAGAAAATGTTACTAAATTTGCATGCACGCCGTTTTAAAACAAGTTGTGGACCAGTGGACCTTGATCCACAACATGATGACTACCGCGCTGAAGATAACCAAAAGCTGTGGCTTGAAGGGTTTGGGTAGACATAGGTTACTATCAGAGAATAGCTTGGAGATAATAGATTCATTGTTCTTACTTGACTCGAACATGACATCCTTGTATAGTGGATGCTCAAGCCCTTGACCTTTCCTAACACAATATGGACTCCTAGATCTTAATGAATTAGGCTCCTGCAATTTTAAATTTCCTAACACGATACTATTGATTAAAGGACCACTGATCTCCCTCTGTTCGGGCTCCCTGCTGCTAGTCCACAATATAATGACACAAAAACTGTAGGCCTCGTATTTGTATGCAGAGGAAGTGGCATTTCTTATTCATCCTTTACATTGCACGTGTGATCAAATCCTATTCTACTCCAAGATATGATGTAAACCTGACCTTGCCTATAACCAAAATCTACTCCAAGGACACAGTTATCTGAACTTTTTTTCTTGTAGGGTCTGGTTTGATTGAGAAGGTGAAGGTCTACTCTAAGGATCCTCTAGGCCTCAAAATTGGATCGCAGGCAAAACCAACTTTTTTATTTGTACTCTTTTCCTTGCATGGCGGCACCCATGTCTTAAATTCAGGATTTCTAGGTTTTGATGTCACGCTGAGTTTCAGGCACAAATAACTTAATCCTATAGGCTATTTTAGTGTTTGCTTAACACATGCTTAAAGATCACTGAGGAAAGCAAGCTAAAATCAGTTTATATTACAACTGCAACTATGAATAATTGGAAGAGTTCAATGAAAACAGAATTAAGATGTATGGCGAAAAGAAAAATATGGAACTCACCATGTAGCACTTCATCCAGGCTTCCACCTGGAAGGTAGTCATATATCAACAGTTTCGATGAAGGGGAATTGCAATAGCCACGGAGATTGACCAAATTACGGTGCTTAACACTTCCCAATATCTCAAGTTCTCTATCAAAGAATTTGTCACGCCCTTCATTTGTTTTCACTATCCTTTTCAATGCAAAAACGTTGCCATCATCCATTGCAAGTTTGTACACAGTCCCAAAACCCCCTGCTCCAATGATATTTTCCTCATCCATGATCTCTAACTTCTTAAGGATATCTTTTGTGGAGTAAGGGAGGTCCCCGTGGAACATCACAACAGAAGAGCCTGAAATGATAAGCAAGGTTATAACAAAAGTTCTTTATGACATGTGAATTACTGGCTTCGCATAACTCATGGCATCGTTACCTCCACATAGCTCCACCCTGAAACCATGTATATCTTTCTTCCCGAAATTTTTGTACAGAAAACAACCCCAGAAACACATCAGAGCCACCAATAGCAGAGCTCCCACTGTCGCGACCGCACTTATAACAACTCTGGAACTCCTTTTATTTGGGTCATCTACCATAATAGAACAGGAAAACACATAAGAACACAAAATTATTATGAACTGAAAATATAGAGGCCCGTTGTTGAACTGAAAATAGAAGTTAATTTACAGAATGCAAAATTGCCATAATAAAAGGATCTATTAGCTATTATTGGCGTCAATGACTAAATGCACATTCGACCTTGTGAAAAAAAAATATTAGACGCATACAACAAATAATGCAAATAATTTAGGCTAATGTTCAAATATCTGTTACCTTTGGAAGGCTGCTGAGAGCCATCTGATGGTGATTGAAGTGCATCTTTGCACACTGAATTAATCTGCCTACCACATAAATCACGGTTCCCAATAAAGCTGCATTACCATGTGAAAATTCAGATGGGTAGAAGAAAGAGCAGCTTATGGCACAATGCATACGCCTTTACTCGACTGAATATGCAGATTTAGTTAGATAGATATAAATAAGAGAGAAGACAACTCACGAAGTTTCATTAAAATTGGTAAGTGAACCATCTGATGGTATCGGTCCTGTCAGAAAGTTCATGGATACGTTGCTGCATAGGATGTGAAAATAATTATTTTTTCATGggccaaaataagtgtctcaaccttagtacaactttgtactagagttagtacaaagttgagttgagacacttattttgggacggagagagtagctTAACATAACAGGTTTGGTCAGCTTATGGACATAAAAAAAAAGCACTTACAAAGATGCAAGTTTGGTCAGGTTATCAAGAGAATGCGGGATTGATCCCTTCAACGTATTGCTGGATAAGTCCCTGGATAAAATAAACATATTTCAGAAATAGGAATGAATATCTAAATAACATAAACACAAAAGGTGAATTTATCTACATTTCAATACATATAATTTGTGTTGAAGCCTTCTTATATGACCCATTACTGTAAAAAATGGTACATGGCAGATGTAGTAACATTAGTCTAACCTGAGGTATTTATCTGATACGAAATTAATAATCAAATTTAATAAAGAAGCTAAAACTACACCAGAGGACTCACAACGTCTCAAGTTCAACCAGATCACCAAATTCCGAAGGGATATATCCACTTATATAATTTCCTTGTAGATGCCTGCAAGTGATTTCACAACATACGCAATAAGAGCCTGATTTCACAGAAGAAATAAAAGCAAAAATTACATGCTAAAAATTCTCTGGCACAGATACAAGAAGCTTGTGACCATTAATTATCAGTTGCAGCATCTAACATTTAATTAATTATCCGTTGCAGAATCTAACATTTCATTCGATGAAAAAAAACATAGGTAGCAATCAGAATTACAATAAAACTTACAGTTGTTGCAACTTGGTACAATTTCCTAGCTCGGGAGGGAGTGAACCATACAAACTGTTCCCCTGTAGTGATCTAATGACATAAAACCACATTTATATCAAAGACCAAGTTCTTTGATATACAAGGCGGGAAATAGCTAAGAAATGCAAAAAAAGAAAAGGTGAACACACTTACAAAGTCTGCAGCTGATTTAGCCTTCCAACTTCTGGTGGTATGGGCCCGACTAACTTGTGATATGGGAGAATCCTAAATGGAAGGCAGTGAGTGACCTTATGATAATGCGACTCAAAATACTGAATATGAATTGAAACTAGGACATGGTGTCCAAAATATGAACACCAAATAACTGAAGCAAAACAGTGAAGCAAAACAGTGAGTGGATAGGTTAAGAAGTTGAGCAAATGACAGTAAGCAGAGTTAATATGCAGAGTGGTTTTTTGTTTCTTACAGATAAATCACTCTCTTGCTGTGACCATCGCATTTAACACCCTTCCATTTGCAGGGATCCGCGTCTTGTTCGTGCCAACTTAGAAAGACCCCATCTGAATTTGTGATTGCCTTCTTAAAGGCGAGAAGTGCTTCACCTGTATGAAACAGTTCGTGCATGATCAGTATTGGATAAGCAGAAAAAACAAATCAAATGGCCCGTGAGCAGCCACAACCATCATCACATACCGTCTGAACTTAGCGCTCTTGCTGCACGGCCCCCAAAGTGCAGGATGATCAGAATAAAGAGGAAACCGGGCTGTTTTCTGAGAAAATAGCCCATTTGTCACCACCTGGTGGAGCATACAAGGGTGACTAGAGCATATTCCAGAGGTCATGAATGAGGAAATACGGTATGCATCTTTACAATCGGAGAGAACCCAACCAACCAACCCTGCAATGGTGAAAAGCAAAACAAATCAGCAATAATCATATAGTAGTAACAAACTAAAGACGCGCTCAGAGAAATCTTAAGCCTTGAACGGCGGAGAAAAAATAGCAGATCAAATGCAGTACTTTTCGAGATAACGGTGTCCGGGGCTTTCGCACGAAATTGGCGGCCATGATATGGGAGCTACTAACTTTTTTTCGAGATGCTATGGGAACTAAATGAAGCAACATTTTCAGTCTTTTTATGCAAAAAAATAATCCTTTCAGGCTAACTGAACTAGCTGCCTTCGAGCATCTGACTTCGAGATTCCCCAAATCCAAGAAAATAAATCTACAGGACGGAAGCATTAGGCGGGCTCGTTTCTCAAATCGGGAACCAGTAGCGGATCTAGATGGCGTGAGCGGCACGCCCGGAGCAGAAATCCTGGAGCTCGGTGGGGTTTAACTAAGAGCATCACTGGATGGGAATGAGCCCGTACCTCAAACCCTCAGCGGGGCGGAGACAGCAGGAGCGCGATCTTGCGGCGAGGAGAGCGGCGGCGACGCTAAGCTGCtacggcgcggcggcgggcggtagAGCCGCGGTTGGGTTGAGATTGGTGGGTCTGGactcgaggaggaagaggagctcaggGAACAGAGGTGCCGACGATTAGCGGTGGGGGAGATGGAGGATGTGAGCAGGGAGTGGGAAGAAGCGGCACtgggtgtggtgtggtgtggtcactgtggtggtggtggtggtggtgagcagAGCTGAGAGCACTGAGCACTGGCAGAGTGAGGGGGGAGGGTAAATGGGTCCGAGGAGATTAGGCAGCCGGTGGTGGCGTGGGTGTGGGAGTGGGACTGGAGCTGGGGCGCGAGTAGTCGTAGCAGTGAGCGTGAGAGAGTGCGGTTTTGTCCGCGCACTGCGTCAGCGACGGCGGCACACGGGACGACGGGGCGAACAGCTAATCGCTCAGTTATTACCAGATTGCCTTGCATGATATACGGAATTTGTCTGATTAGATTTCGTGTTGATTTTATATTGTTATTAAAGGAAATCTTGTGCTTAGAGCAAGTTCGTTGTCTGTATTGCTGTTTAGCAGTTATCATTGGGTTAAGGTGTTTGTACTTGTACCCGAAAAAATGGGCTTGTATTATGGCACGCGAAGTGACAACGACATCTCTCTTCACTTGGACGAGAAAAGCGACGCATTCTTTACTGCAGAGAGGGCTCATgatgtactccttccgttcctaaatataagtctttttagagattttaatatggactacatacggagcaaaataaatgaatctacactctaaactatgtttatatacatctgtatgtagccatattgaaatctctagaaagacttatataggaacggagggagtacttattagcTAGAGGAACTCACGAATCACATACTCATAGCAATCAACATGTTTTGGGCAGACCAATTTCATACCTAGCCATAAGAAGGTCTTCAATAATAGGTCCGTCCCTTACGGTGACGGTTAGCGTACGTCACGGAGTGGCGATCTCGGGGCGAACCCAGACTCCCTAG is a genomic window containing:
- the LOC123092642 gene encoding LRR receptor-like serine/threonine-protein kinase FEI 1, whose amino-acid sequence is MGYFLRKQPGFLFILIILHFGGRAARALSSDGEALLAFKKAITNSDGVFLSWHEQDADPCKWKGVKCDGHSKRVIYLILPYHKLVGPIPPEVGRLNQLQTLSLQGNSLYGSLPPELGNCTKLQQLHLQGNYISGYIPSEFGDLVELETLDLSSNTLKGSIPHSLDNLTKLASFNVSMNFLTGPIPSDGSLTNFNETSFIGNRDLCGRQINSVCKDALQSPSDGSQQPSKDDPNKRSSRVVISAVATVGALLLVALMCFWGCFLYKNFGKKDIHGFRVELCGGSSVVMFHGDLPYSTKDILKKLEIMDEENIIGAGGFGTVYKLAMDDGNVFALKRIVKTNEGRDKFFDRELEILGSVKHRNLVNLRGYCNSPSSKLLIYDYLPGGSLDEVLHEKTEQLEWEARINIILGAAKGLAYLHHDCSPRIIHRDIKSSNILLDGNFEARVSDFGLAKLLEDEESHITTIVAGTFGYLAPEYMQSGRATEKTDVYSFGVLVLEILSGKRPTDASFIEKGLNIVGWLNFLAGESREREIVDPDCDGVQIETLDALLSLAKQCVSSLPEERPTMHRVVQMLESDVITPCGSDFYDSE